DNA sequence from the Desulfobacterales bacterium genome:
ATAAAAAAATTTTTATCAATGAAAATTTTTTATGGCTATTAATTTTTATGGTCGCTCTAATCTAAGATTTTTAACTGATTAATTGATTAATCAGTGCTTGACTTTTTGTTTTAAATGAAATAGAGAAACTTTCTTTTTAAGGTGCCTGATTAGGGCATAATAGGGAATCCCGTTAAATCCGGGAACGGTCCCGCCGCTGTAATCGCGACGAAATTTGCAATAATGCCACTGCAAAGGAAAACTTTGTGGGAAGGCCGCAGAAAGTAGGATGAAGCGAGAGTCAGAAGACCTGCCTTAAATAAATATGTATCTTTTTGCGCGGAATATAAAAAGATAACATTAATAAGGGTTAAGAAAACTGGGTGCAGCCCTTCAAGCTAACAGCTTGAAGGGCTTTTTTATTTTTAAAGGTAGGTTTATGAAAAAAAAATATTATCATTTAATAATTTTTATCTTATTTATTAATAGTTTATGCTGTAAACATAGCTATGCTGAATCCGAAGAAAAAAAATATACTTTAGATGCGATAGTTGTAACTTCAAAAAAAACAGAAGATAAGTTCCAAACCGGCGATGTGGATAAATTTCAAACTCCTATTTTTTATTCTGTAATAGGTAAAGAAGAATTTGAGGGGAAAATAGAAGACATATCTCAAATTATTGATAAAGAAGCAGGGATACAGGTTCGCCAATCTGGAGGTCTTGGTAGTTTTTCGACTATATCATTAAGGGGTTCATCAAGCGATCAGGTTATGATTTTTCTTGACGGAATACTAATAAATGATGCTTCAGGAGGAGGACTTGACCTTAGTAATATATCCCTTGCTGATATCGAATCAATTGAAATATATAAAGGTATGACACCTATTAACCTTGGCAAAGCATCAATAGGTGGAGCTATTAATATAAAAACTTTAAAACAGCAATCAGGATTAAATGCAAATGTCCATGCCGGCTATGGTTCATTTAATACATATCAGATAGGTACATTCCTTAATAATAAAGTTGAAAACTTAGATTATCTTATGTCACTTGATTATCTTGCCAGTGAAAATGATTTTAAAATCACAAATGATAATGGAACCCAATGGAATAAAACTGATGATACAACTGAAAAAAGAAATAATGCCGAATTTGATCAAAAAAATTTTTTAGGGAAATTAGGATATGATTTTTCGGATAATTTTAGAATTGATTTAATGAACCAATGGTTTTCAAAAAAACAAGACCTTCCAAGTTGGGATAATTCGGAATCAACAAATACGTCTTTAGATACAAACCGTAATATTACTACTTTGAAATTAACATTAGACAATATCGGAAAAAATATTAATACTGCTACTCAATTCACCCATTTATGGAAAAAAGAAGAATACGATGATAAAGAAGGTCATGTAGGCTTGGGGCAACAAAATTTTGAATATATTACCCATCGATACGATGGAAACTTTTTCATGGAAATGTTAGGTGATTTCAACATAGCAAGTTTTTTATTTGATGCATCATATGAATCTTACTTCCCAAAGGATATTACAAAATCAATATCATTAAACAAAAGTATAAGAAACAGTTTTTCGCTCGGTATTCAAGACAGTATACTTTTGTTTAATGAAAAATTTATTGTTACTCCAGCCTGCCGCTATAATTATATAAATGATGAGATGAAAAGTTCTGTAAGTATATGGGGTCTTGTAATAGAAGAAAAAACAAAGCATCAGGATTATTTTTCTCCTCAAATTGGAGTGAAATATATGCCGACAAATTCTATCGTAATGAAAGCTAATGCGGCAAAATACACAAGAGAGCCTTCTTTTTTTGAATTATTTGGTGACAGAGGATTTTTAGTTGGAAATATAGATTTAAAGCACGAAAAAGGCTTAAATTATGATGCTGGTGCTGAATTTATTTTTCAACCTGAAAGCCCTTTATTCCAAAAAATCTCCATTAGCTCAGTTTATTATAAAAGTATTGTAGATGATCTTATAACAAGAGTCTATGATTCACGTGGAATTGGTAAATCCGTAAATATTTCCGAATCAGATATAGATGGAATTGAATTTGCTGTAAATATAAATTTTTTAGAATATTTTAAAGCAATTTTTAATGTAACATGGCAAGATACTGAAAATAAAAGTAAAATAAAAGTGTTTAACGGAAAAAAATTACCAGGAAGGTTTGAAACAGCTTATGCAGGACGAATTGAAGCTAAATATAAAGGATTTAAAATCTATACTGAATATCTATCAGAACAAGGGATATATTATGATTCGGCTAATCTTCTTAAAGCAGATGATAAAAAAGAAATTAATTCTGGAATTTCTTGGCTTTTCAAAAAACTTTTAATGACATTTGAAGCAAAAAATCTGGGAGATAATAAATACGAAGATTTTAACGGCTATCCTTTGCCTGGAATAGCTTATTATTGTACAGCTAAATATAATTTTTAACCAAGTTTTTAACTAAACTTATTAAGGAGAAAAAAATGCAAAAAAAACTTTTCGGCAACCTAATTTTTATTCTGGTAATGTTATCATTTTTATTAGTTGATAATAATATTGCATACTCAGAATCAGTTCAAAAAGCTGTAGTTGCTACAGTAGCGCCTGACTGGTCAAGCAGCGCCCATTCAATTATATCTGTTGATGCTGTTGATGGCCATAGAAGTTGCCAAAACAATCTTTTTCCAACTTCAACTTCAGATATTGGTATAAACGCTTATGGTAAATATTTTTATCGAATAGAACGTTATCAAGGAGATAATGTTACTAAATTTGATATAAATAATCCCAGCACTCTTATTTGGCAATTTTCTACTAACGATAAAAACGAAGAAGGAAGTAGTAATCCTTACAGTTTAATTTTTGTAAATGAAACAAAAGCTTATCTACTTCGTTATGGAAAAACAAAGGCATGGATTGTAAATCCTTCTGCAAATATTGAATCAGAATTTAAAATCGGAGAATTAGATTTAAGCGCCTATGCAGATGCTGATGGGATTCCAGAAATGACTGAGGGCATTATTATTCAAGAACGGCTTTATATAATTACTCAAAGACTTGACCGCAATAATAATTGGACTCCAAATACCCCATATATAGCCATATTTGACACAAAAACTGATAAAGCGATAAATGCAGGAATTCCAAATAGTGATGGATTTACAGGCATCCCGCTTCCAATAAAAAATCCAGCGAGCATTACGTACTTAAAAGAAAATAATAAAATTTATATCCAAGCTATAGGTAGCTATGAAAGTTCATGGTCAGGTATTCCTGCTGATTATTCAGGCGGTATTATAAGTATTGATCCATCAAATTATAATATATCAATGGTTTTAGACGATGGTGATACTATTAATCATCCTTATGGAAATATTTCAGGAATGGCTATTATATCTGCAACTAAAGGGTACTTTATTGGATATTCAGGATGGGAAGATAATGCTCTCTACACTTTTAACCCATCAAATGGCCAAGTTAATGGTATAACTAATTCATATCTTGTTAATAAAAATCTTGCCGGTATGGAATCGGGAACATATGTTGATAAAAACAATATGATTTGGGTATGCAATTCGAGTGATGCTGAAATTATTATACTTGATACTAAAGATGATTCCGTAAACGAAAAAGTCTCAACCGAATTGAATCCTAAAAAAGTTATTTTTATGACAGTAGGCGATGAAGGAGATGATGAGACTACTAAATCAGACGACAGTAATGATAGCTTTTGCTTTATAAAATCAATTTTTGGAGAATAGTAAAAATTTTTGGCTTCTTTTATGCTGAATTCAATGTTTTTTATTTGATTGTTATTTGGGCTGCTTTGATATATGTAATAATAAAATTATTTCATTGTAATTTTTTATTTCATACTTACGGAGGTTACATAATTATGTGGATATTTAACAAAGATGGTTTTTTTTCAATTGTTAGAAAAAACTGTAAATTTGACGAAATTATGGTGCAGGCAAGATCAAAGGAAGATTTAATTAGTTTAAGCCACAAGATAGGAGTTGAGTCTGAAATTATTGAAGCAAAAAAGGAAGATTATAAATATAGAATCATTATTAGAAAAAAACTTATATCAGAATATATTACGAAATATATTGATGAAATTGATTATGATAATGTAAGAAGCAATATTGTGCCAAAAGACGATAAAAATAGACAAAATGCCTATCAACAAGTATATGAGACTATGTTTAATTGGTTGGGGATAGAACGACCTTTTTCAGAATAGCTTAAAATTTATATTTTACCGCAAAGGCGCAAAAAACTTTTTTTTAAGCCTCTGCATTTTTTGCGGTAAAATAAATATTTATTTAGCTCTCTATTTCCTATTTTTCATAAATTTTCTTTTAGCCTCAATTTATATAAAGTACTTGTTACTAAAAGAGAAATTACAGGACCCATAATAAACATAGTAACCGCTGTCATAATCGGAACATGATAAAAGAAAATACCTAAAAGTATAACTCCTATAGCTGAATCAGATTTATCTAAGAATACAAAAAAATACTTATGTTTTTCTGACGCCCCTCCTGGAGGAATCCCCATACGTCGTTTAATATAGGAATTTGGAAGCTCCGCTAAAACATAAACAAACCCTAAAATTAAGCCGAAATAAATAAAAGAAATATCGTTAAAATCAATGGTACCTACCCAATTGCCTAATTCGAAAATTATTTTAATAAATATAGCTCCTAATACGCTAAATATAGGCATGAGTATAAATCCGCGCAAAGTTTTATTTGCTCCGAATAAAGGCTTATAAACTGGTATTTTAAGGGAAGGAAGCCAATCTTTTTTTACGGCAAGCATATGTAAAACTCCGCCAAATATGCAGGGGATTGTAAATGCAATCGCTGTAAAAATATGCTTAGTTATGGATAACTCTTTAATGTTGATGAATTCAAAAAAGCCGCAAATAGCAAAAAATATAGATCCGCTTAAAACTACAATTAATATAGTTTTAGGATTTTTGAACTTCATAAAAGGAGCATTATAAATCATAAAAACAGTATGAATAGCAAATAAAACAGTAATTATCGGAAGAATAAACTCTTTATTTATTATTGTGCTTGCAAAGTAAGCTCCCCCTAAAAATAAAACACTCCAAAATACAGGCATTCCGAGATATGCAAGACCGTTTGTTTCATCTTTAATATTACCGATCTGGTTAAAAACCGATAGCCTAATAATTCCACTCATAATGAATAAAATTAAAATTAAACAATGATACCAACTATTAAGCCCCCACATATATAAAAAAATGGAAGGAGCAACTAAATAATCAAAAGTATCAACAAATCCATCTAAATAACGCCCAAAATCCCTTTCAAGTCCATATTTTCTAGCAAAAATTCCATCAAACGCATCAGCAAGCATCGCTAAATAAATTAAGCTTAAAGCAAAACCAAACCTTTCTGATAAAGAAAATCCAACAGATAAAGCTGAAAATAAAACCCCGCTTAAAGTTAGAACATCAACAGGATTTAATTTAACAATAAACTTATCTTTTTTGTCAGAATTTTCCTTTTTTTTCGAAAGAATTTGCTTTAATTTAGGCCTGTCAATCTTACTATTATGCCTTGCATCAACAGGAATTTCAGGGATAATAATATATTTAATTCCGTTTAATCCATGTTCATTAAAACAATCAATAAGCGTTTTTTCAATGTCATTTTTATTTGCATTGCTTTCAATTGATAATGCAACCACGGGTTCTGAAGAATTATCCATTTGAATAATAGCAGATCTTTTTACTCCAGAAATTTTATCCATCTCCTTTTCAATAATGTAAGGGTGCAGGGTTGTGCTTTTGTATTTAATTAATTCTGATTTTCGGCCAGTGAGCCAAATTCGGCCTTTATCGTCTAAATATCCAACATCAGATGTTCGATGCCACACAAGGCCCTCAGGAGCAGGTATTTTATTTTCTTTTGTAGCTTTGGGGTTATCAACGTATCTTTTAAGAACATGTTCACCTTTAACTACAATCTCCCCCATTTCACCTGTAGGAACTTTGTAAGAATTAAGGGAAGTATCTTTAATATCATCAGGGTTCTCAGGAAGATTTACAATTGCAAGTTCAGCTGAACTGCAAGGTGGGCCAACTAAAAAGCCCTGTCCCTTTGAAGAAAGAATTTCATCAACAAAAACAGAGCTAATGGGTTCTGATTCAGTAGATCCATAAACAATATTAACTTTAGTTGTCGGAAACGCTGCTTTCATTTTTTCACATAGATCTAAAGGAACGGTCGCACCTCCTGTTATAATGACTTTTAAATGAGGCAGCCTAATATTTTTTTCAAGAATATAATCTGTAATTTTACTCATAAAAGCCGGAGCGCCACCTAAACGATTCACGTTAAATTCAATCATTTGACTTACAACTAATGCAGGATTAACTCCAGCAGGAAAACCAAAATTTATAGCAGGAAGAATTGATGTCATGCTGGATGCAAGATTATGAAGAACAAAAACAGGAAAGCTTGTCATATCAACATCAAAAGGGTCATGAGGGAGATGCTTAGACATCGAGAGATGCTGAGCTATTAAGCTGTCATGATTTCTATCAGCGCCTTTTGGCCTTCCAGTACTCCCGGTTGTAAAAGTTATTAATCCTTGTTGCTCTTTTTTACATGGGTAAAAAGGAATATTTTTCTGACTAATGGCTTTAAGATCTGAAAAAGAATTCATGCCAATACCAGTTTTATCAGTAGAATAGATTTTTAAAGGCCATAATTGGGGTAAAAAAAAGCGGTATTTAAGCAAAGGGCTGTAACTCACAATGGCTTTGGACTGTGAATCTTTTATTGCCATTAAAACTTTTTTTATACCCATACCAGTATCAATAAAAACAGCCACCATTCCAAGTGAAAGTAAGGCAGATACAAAGCAGTATAAATCTATAGACGGAGGAAACATAACAAGTATTCTATCTTCTGGCATAAAGCCTTTTTTAATAAGCCCTGCCTGATACTGTTTTATTTTTTCTCCTAAATCTTTAAAATTTATAGATTCGTATTCAATTACTTTTTCATTGTCCCACTTTATAGGAATTCTTAAGGCTTCACGTTCAGGGATAGAATTTATTGTATCAAATAATATTTCAGCGATATTTGGCATATATACGTTGCTCCTTAATTTTAATTTGAATAGCGTTTTTCACTGACAATTTCTACCATACGCCTAACAGTTTTATGGACTCGTACCATAAATTCATAATGTTTTACTGTATGACCCATCATATACATGGGCATTCTGTTAATTAGTAAATCCCATATACTGCATCTAAATCCTTGCCACCATTGTTTTTCATCAATTGGCGCACCTGTAAATTTTTCAAGGGATTTTCTATGGAGATCTATATATTCATAAACTTCTTCTTTTGAGACAGTTTCATATAAAACAAAGCAAAGTAATTCTGCAAGATCATGCTGAGGCAAGTGTATAGTAGCAAGTTCCCAATCATAAACGCAAAGCTTTAATCCTTCAGGAGTGTTTCTAAAAGTGATATTTCTCGGGTTAAAATCATTATGAATTAATGTTTTAGGCATGCTCTCTATTCTACTCCACCAATTTGGCAAAGAATTTACAGCTTGATGGAATAACTCGAGCTCTTTTTCATTAAACCAATCAGGAAATTCTTGATGAGCATGGGCTCCAAGTAAGTGCCACAATCTTGAAGCTTCTACCATTTTATCTTTTGTCGGATAAAATCCTATCCATTCTTTTTGTTTTAATTCTTCTTCTCTTCCATACCATATACTATGTATTTCAGCTATTCCTTCAATAGCTGCATAGAT
Encoded proteins:
- a CDS encoding TonB-dependent receptor — encoded protein: MKKKYYHLIIFILFINSLCCKHSYAESEEKKYTLDAIVVTSKKTEDKFQTGDVDKFQTPIFYSVIGKEEFEGKIEDISQIIDKEAGIQVRQSGGLGSFSTISLRGSSSDQVMIFLDGILINDASGGGLDLSNISLADIESIEIYKGMTPINLGKASIGGAINIKTLKQQSGLNANVHAGYGSFNTYQIGTFLNNKVENLDYLMSLDYLASENDFKITNDNGTQWNKTDDTTEKRNNAEFDQKNFLGKLGYDFSDNFRIDLMNQWFSKKQDLPSWDNSESTNTSLDTNRNITTLKLTLDNIGKNINTATQFTHLWKKEEYDDKEGHVGLGQQNFEYITHRYDGNFFMEMLGDFNIASFLFDASYESYFPKDITKSISLNKSIRNSFSLGIQDSILLFNEKFIVTPACRYNYINDEMKSSVSIWGLVIEEKTKHQDYFSPQIGVKYMPTNSIVMKANAAKYTREPSFFELFGDRGFLVGNIDLKHEKGLNYDAGAEFIFQPESPLFQKISISSVYYKSIVDDLITRVYDSRGIGKSVNISESDIDGIEFAVNINFLEYFKAIFNVTWQDTENKSKIKVFNGKKLPGRFETAYAGRIEAKYKGFKIYTEYLSEQGIYYDSANLLKADDKKEINSGISWLFKKLLMTFEAKNLGDNKYEDFNGYPLPGIAYYCTAKYNF
- a CDS encoding CDP-archaeol synthase, which encodes MPNIAEILFDTINSIPEREALRIPIKWDNEKVIEYESINFKDLGEKIKQYQAGLIKKGFMPEDRILVMFPPSIDLYCFVSALLSLGMVAVFIDTGMGIKKVLMAIKDSQSKAIVSYSPLLKYRFFLPQLWPLKIYSTDKTGIGMNSFSDLKAISQKNIPFYPCKKEQQGLITFTTGSTGRPKGADRNHDSLIAQHLSMSKHLPHDPFDVDMTSFPVFVLHNLASSMTSILPAINFGFPAGVNPALVVSQMIEFNVNRLGGAPAFMSKITDYILEKNIRLPHLKVIITGGATVPLDLCEKMKAAFPTTKVNIVYGSTESEPISSVFVDEILSSKGQGFLVGPPCSSAELAIVNLPENPDDIKDTSLNSYKVPTGEMGEIVVKGEHVLKRYVDNPKATKENKIPAPEGLVWHRTSDVGYLDDKGRIWLTGRKSELIKYKSTTLHPYIIEKEMDKISGVKRSAIIQMDNSSEPVVALSIESNANKNDIEKTLIDCFNEHGLNGIKYIIIPEIPVDARHNSKIDRPKLKQILSKKKENSDKKDKFIVKLNPVDVLTLSGVLFSALSVGFSLSERFGFALSLIYLAMLADAFDGIFARKYGLERDFGRYLDGFVDTFDYLVAPSIFLYMWGLNSWYHCLILILFIMSGIIRLSVFNQIGNIKDETNGLAYLGMPVFWSVLFLGGAYFASTIINKEFILPIITVLFAIHTVFMIYNAPFMKFKNPKTILIVVLSGSIFFAICGFFEFINIKELSITKHIFTAIAFTIPCIFGGVLHMLAVKKDWLPSLKIPVYKPLFGANKTLRGFILMPIFSVLGAIFIKIIFELGNWVGTIDFNDISFIYFGLILGFVYVLAELPNSYIKRRMGIPPGGASEKHKYFFVFLDKSDSAIGVILLGIFFYHVPIMTAVTMFIMGPVISLLVTSTLYKLRLKENL